The DNA segment TCTGTTACCTATTTGGATTACATAATCACTATGAAGTCAACACTTTCTTACTAACATGCCTAAGCGGAACTCTCAGCTATAAGCTGAACTGCCTTTTCTCCACCATCCAAAGCCCAAAAAAACCCATGTCCATAAAAAGCTGTCTCTAGTGCCCAGTGTGATGGAACGAAAACCTCCACTGCCTCAACTTTGCTCAGAATGGAAACGCAAATCAAAGTATGTGGAGTCTGTGGAGATCTATAACTTGTATACTCTGTTCTTCAAGGATAACAGTAATACTATATCTTTACTAACCCAAACTGCTCTGCCAAGGGAGAGAACAGTGGCTATTTTTCCTGGCTCCACTGAAGACCATTTAGTCAAGCATACatcttatcttttttgtttgaCCACCAATAATTGGTAACTGGCATCATTTACCAGCCACCAAGTAAAACAGTTAACCCTCTCCTGACTCACCCCCACACCAGGAAAACAAACCAGTGGGCAATGCTGGCTGGAATCCCCCAGAGCACAACACTAATTAAGGTGCCTCTATTTTTCTGGCTGAGGCCGCAGTAAAAAGGGTGAGAGTTTCTTTTATAGCCTGCCCTAACTTGTTTGTCTGGATCAATGTAGAAATAGCAGCAACTTGCTCTCTGTAATCCCTCTCCAGGAATAAAATGCGCTAGGATATTCCTGGAATGCCTCCTCACTCACAAATCAGAGGGCATACCTCCTGTGATCATCGTACTTTGCTCTTTCCCTCACTGTGAAGactaaataagataatgcatgtaaactGCTCAGCAAGAACAGAACATAGCACATAATAAGCTCAATAAAGAAATGATGCTAgtgactaaaaaaacaaaaaacaaaatcgaACATGCTTATCAATTTACTTCAAGGGGAGACCTTGAAGAAATCCCCTAAGGCCCCTCGGCACTGATCATGTGGAGGTTCTGCTGGAAAAGTCAAACACTCCACAGAAAACTGGTGTCAGTGAGGGGAAAAGGATGAATAAAGCACAGAATTTGAACATCCTAACAAAAAGGTTATTTATCTCCCCATCATAGATCAGATACCACAACgacagctcttctttaaatgttaggGTACAGAAAAATTCTTCTGGAGACACACCTAGCAATCTTTTGTGTTTGGCTCTGCTGTTTGGACGTGCATCGTTACGTTTTTCCTTCCAGGCAAAAAACAATTTTTCAAGAGCTTCATGAAAATatccatgtgatttttatctgATAAACAGGCTTTACTGTAACTTATAACTGAATTTCTAATTCACTCAGTGCACACACAAAATACACTATGTTCACTTTCCCAGTGACACACCCACAGTATGTAGCTATGcaagatatttatttttttaaaggtggcAAAAGGAATAATGTCTGGACTCCAAGATGGTGCATTTGCAACAGACATGAGACTGTGTGGCAAAAAATAAGCGGCCACAAaacctttaatttttattttgtattatgcCTATTCAATTTGTAAAAGGCTAGGGTATGTCACAATTTTCATAGTTCTTAAACCATGGTTTTGGAAGTACAAAGGGCATTAGTGTTATACCTATTCAGCTTGTAAAAGACTGGCCACTTGGCAATTCTTGTACTTTCTAAACCATGCTTTCCAAAATGCAACAGACAAAACTGGCCCATAACTTTAGAGAAGGGTTAAGTAATGTTTCACCTCTTGCTGAGTACTCGGCTTATTTCACTTGCCGTAAGTTTTTATAGCAACCATCTATTACCATGAGAGTGTATGTTCTCTACAGTTCAAAGTAATAAGTGCAACTTGTAAAAgtcaagtatttttatttaatacattCTAATCAAATAGTAACAGCAGTAAAtaaacactttgaaaaacagGCAGGTTTCCCCCTGTATCTGGAAGAAAATTAAGTCAAAGTATTCTACATGGTAGAAGGGAGACAACTGCTGATGTCCAGGGTTAGACAATTTAAGGACAACTTGGAAATTTCTAAAGCCATttccaaaaaaaatcaatggcAACAGGGTGGGACACAGCTACTTCTAAAGGTAAAATATCTCTATCTACATGGTTTTATTAACAGGGATTGAGTTGCACCTGTATAGCATGACATTCTTGTCTTTAGCCTTAAAGGACAAGACAAAAGTCATTTCCATTTGCACCAGTTTGAAATATATCTGAAATAAGGCTCCCTTAAAATGGATTACTACAGTACTCATTCACATGAGAGTTCATACATGTAGTAAAAAGTCAAATACAGGATTTCATGGTCACTTTTTTTGGTTGATTTGGTTAATTGCATAAAATGAAGGATAACTACGCACAAGCATATCTGTTTAATAAAACTCCTGGGACCATCAGAATGCGAAATACCAAATGTCTTAAATAGGTTCCTATCACCAGGCATATAAGACTGAAGTTAAGCCTGTGTTAGTCTGGTTCCTTCCACTTTGTCAGGACTCCTGCGTGGTGTTCTTTCTCTGCTACCAGCACTTGCACCTTTGACCTATTAGAAAGGAACCTCAGAAAGGCAAAGCATTCTGACAAAATGTCCCTGCAGCCTTTATTTGGGAcgttttctttttaacttaaaaCAACGGATCTTGGTCTGCCTTGGGAAGGGAAGCATCACTCAGGTGAAAATATCTGGGGCAACTTTAAATACCTAACTACCTTGTCACATGCTTAAATTAGATTGACTTCAGCTGTTCTTAGAATTCCACGTGGTTATCCAGAGCAGTCACTCaagttttggttttcttttacaTAGCTGCATTCGGAGATAACTCTATATGAGGCATgtttagaaaaagagaaacactTATACCTGGAATTTATATTCTTCCAAGTAATCTTTGAGTCTCGTTGGTAAAGGCAGTCCCCAGATGGTACCGGTACATTTGTTAATGGTGAGTCTACAGAGATGCTGCAGGGCTGGTGCCGATGTGTAGAGAGGTTTGGTCAGATAAAGGTGAACAGTGCCATTCCGGGGGGCTTCTGGGCCCGTCCGCTTATCCTTGCACATCTGAACATAGTAGTCGATCAGATGAACCACACTGTCAAACTGCTTAAGCTTGGACTTGACACATATGATAGAGTCCAATCTGAATTTCCCATCCTGGTATTCGATTCGCAGATTAGTTGGTCCAGCTGATGTTTTAACAGATATTGTCAGTAGGTAGTCTGAATGAGAACTATCTCTAATCAAGAAAGTTCCTTCTGGTgcctcttttaatttctctttggcTTCATTAACAGTCATACTTCCCCAGTACCAACCTGGGGTTtttgttcaaaaagaaaaagaagagggtaAAATAAGTTATtataaggaattttaaaaaaaatagggcaAGTACTTGTCAACCAATTTTCTAGCTCTAAGGAGAAATGCGGGAGTAAAAGTTGACCAAAGGCTACCTACCATAAATACTTTCGGTAGAGATTTAATGAAAATGTGgatccattttattttatgaacacaAGACTGTGAACCAGTTCTCTTGTTTAACAGGTAACTTTCTGTAGCTGTTCTTTAAACTGTCTTAAGATTTTCTCCTAACAAAAGAATATTTGCTATATGACACACTGGCTGACAAGGCATCATGCTTTCAGCACTATTTGAGTGAAATCAGAGTTTTGAAGTAAATGAGAAATACATCAGAAGTTAGACATAAAAGCCATGCCCTTTAAAAAG comes from the Manis pentadactyla isolate mManPen7 chromosome 10, mManPen7.hap1, whole genome shotgun sequence genome and includes:
- the SOCS2 gene encoding suppressor of cytokine signaling 2 isoform X2, whose amino-acid sequence is MFGAKLKFWYHWEGKKKSPPLRIRSFRAGNGLALSRRDRQMAGWYWGSMTVNEAKEKLKEAPEGTFLIRDSSHSDYLLTISVKTSAGPTNLRIEYQDGKFRLDSIICVKSKLKQFDSVVHLIDYYVQMCKDKRTGPEAPRNGTVHLYLTKPLYTSAPALQHLCRLTINKCTGTIWGLPLPTRLKDYLEEYKFQV
- the SOCS2 gene encoding suppressor of cytokine signaling 2 isoform X1, with the protein product MTLRCLEPSGNGAEGTRSQWGTAGSAEEPSPEAARLAKALRELSQTGWYWGSMTVNEAKEKLKEAPEGTFLIRDSSHSDYLLTISVKTSAGPTNLRIEYQDGKFRLDSIICVKSKLKQFDSVVHLIDYYVQMCKDKRTGPEAPRNGTVHLYLTKPLYTSAPALQHLCRLTINKCTGTIWGLPLPTRLKDYLEEYKFQV